The Anabas testudineus chromosome 3, fAnaTes1.2, whole genome shotgun sequence sequence GGCTGCCCTGGGAACAGGACAAATGAGCCATGCAGCAGCATCAGGAGGCTGGCTTAGAGTTGGAGCTATACATATTATTAGACCTGCAGTCAGGCAGTTTAATCCCTTTGattaatgactgtgtgtgttgtttggatGCGAGCATTAGGTCCATGGATGGAAGCCAACATATAGAATATGTTTCAACgtctattgttgtttttgttcatgtgcAGGAAAGCTCTACGCTTTCACTCCAAATAAACAGACCTATTACCATGAAAAAATATTATGTCTTAATTATTTATTGCCTTCAACTGATGATTTGTAGCAGAATTTTAAACCAAATCCTTCTAATTGTACAGAAAACATCTGTAAAGAGAACTGTAAGTTAAACTAgtacaaatatatttactgcTGTATATGGTGACAACATGTAGATGAGATGTACAGTTGTCTGTGATCTCCAGGGTTCTtggtttgactcctggttccttctggctacatgtcaaggtgtcctgGGACAAGATGCAAAAATCCCATAGCAGcaccatcatctactgcagctgtccaacaacaatttccccaggGAACAAGAAATTATGTCATTATTACTGTGATCATTATAGAGAAATAGCAATAAtgcaaaacattaacataaataaatgccATATCTGCTATTACCAAACCTCTCACAGTCAGACTGGAGCTGAAACATGGACAGTGAAGTGGGACCAGTGAACACCAGCCTCGACAATCCTCTGAGCCCAAAGCATCTCACTGGGTTGGGAATGAATTATTCTTTTGGGCAAAAGTACCGACCGAGCCCTGCCAGTCCTCAAGAGTACAACCAGTGGCTGCCCTACCGCCATGATGCCAGCCTCCTTCCAATGAAAGAAGACCTGGCTCTCTGGCTCAACAGTATGACAGGTGAGATAAATTTCCTGCAGCTCAAACTGATCTACTACTGAGGGTCAACCATATTTCTGCTGTGGAGTATGCTATACAGCGTGCAGGTGTGTGTCCTCCTCAGGTGTGGACCTCACAGCAGACAGTCTGATGGAGAGGTTGGATAACGGTGTGCTCCTCTGTCAGCTCGCGCAGCTGCTCCAGGAAAAGATGATCCATGCCAACAATGGCAAGGTGAGAGAATAGAGAGCAAATGAATTCAGACTAATCCCACCAACTCAAACTAAGAATTACAAAACACTTGATTAATCCATTTAGTAAAGCATTTTACTCTGCAGGATGTTTCCACTGTGCACTCATTACCTCTGTGTATTCAAAACTATGGCAGCCCTTTATAAGAAGAGTGATCCACTGGCGAGCTGATGCAACTTCGGGATCTTTTTTCGCCCGAGACAACACAGCAAACTTCCTCTACTGGTGTCGAAAGATCGGGGTTGATGAAGCTTATCTTTTTGAGTCAGAGGATTTGGGTAAGTGAAGACAAACACTATGAAGCTCCTGaacttcttttttctatttccacCAAAGTGCTCAAGTCGATTGTGTAACGCAGTTGAACCTGCAGCAAGTAATTAAACTAAAATCTTTAGGCTTAATCTTACTGAAGGAGAAACAATATACACCCTCCCTCAATCTACTCTCATGAACATTTCTCGTTGCACTTCTTACTTGGGCATGTCTATACAGGGCACCGGACGCGTGAGAATGACAATGAGTAGGTTAATCCCCCTCCCCTCACCCCTCAAGCAGCCTTATCTTCTTCAATCAGCTAATTGAATGATGGGAGAGTAAACTTACTGCACTTTGACTGGCTTATCTGCCTCCGTGACATCAGTTTATATTCATAAGAACTTACTGTAGTAACACTAACAGCTGTGTTGCTCCTGACcggtggagaaaaaaagggcCACTGAGATTTTATGCTGCAATACCACAAGTGGCCGCAGGGAAACACTGGCAGCaaatcttctcatctaactaTAACACACATTACTCACTGGAGCTTCTGGTAGTAGCTTTCCATGACTGAGAAGTAATTATGGGTagaataacaaataaaaaacagtagtAGCATTaaaattgatgttttttaaataaattaacttatTAGGGCATTTTCTGATGCTATCTGATTGGATAGAGCTTCCTTTTTAATGTACAGACAGCTAAGATTGACTTGTTGGTGAGGTTTTCACGCCCTCATGCCCTCAGCTGCACATCCAGAGCCCTGCTCAGCTTCAAAGACAGAGATACACAATAGAGACAGAGTACCTCCTGAAATGTGCCCTCTCAGTTCAGACTAtagttcctgtttttcttttgacacaCACAAAGGTTTATCTCTGGAAACATATTTCCTTTCAGATGAATgagtatttttttatatatttatctctgccccccccaccctctttgtgtgtttcttatgtGTGTGAAGTCTTGCACAAGCAGCCTCGGGAGGTTTGCCTGTGCCTGATGGAGCTGGGACGGATTGCAGCCAGGTAActataaaataaaggaaagtaagaaagaaacataatgtcactcctgaaaaataaatcaaaatggaATCACACTCGGTGGAAACTCCTGAGCTATTGTGAGTAAAAATGATCACCATTATCGCAGTCATGACACATTAAATCCTTAAACAtttgctttaacattttaattagtaCAGAAAAGCAGTTTTAACAACAATGATTCCCAACATTTCTCAGCATATGcgcttttctttcattttaaaaataaaccatttatCAACTTATCCAATGTGATCATCTGTATTTCACTTTTTAAGTCAGTGTGGTTTGTCCTACTACAAGTTAATAGTaacatgtaataaataaaaacttatcCTTTCCACATAACCTCTGGATTAAGTATCTCCACCGTATAATTCAGTGTTGATTTACCGTTACGTTTGATGACAAATGTTTGTTAAACTCTCTCTCAGGTGTGGAGTGGAGCCTCCAGGGCTGGTGAAGttggagagagagatagagagggaggAGGCTGAGTGCTTATCGCCATCATCCCCTCTGcccttctccttttttccccctgcaTCATTGTATTCACCATCAAAATCATCCCTGCTTCTGGtcccctctccacctcctccacccgcTCTCCTCACTCCAAGCCCCAAACCCCGTCCGTCTGAAGctgcctccctctcttctgATCTTCAATCAACCACAACAAACCTAGTACCTGCATGTTTATCCCCTCCTCAGTCCTCTCTCTCGGCCTCTAACCCTTGTACAACCACAGCCTCAACACAAACACCTTTGttctcttcatcctccatcACTAACACATCTGCTTCAACTCCACCGTCACCACAAAGAAACCTGGTGTCCACTGCCAAAGTCTCCTGCACCCCAAAAAGCAACCAAACACCTAGAACTACACCTGCAGCTCTCACTCCTCGCGCCTGTAAATCCACAAGCCGCCGGAGCACAGGCACCATTTTGGATGAGATTGTGCGTATTTTACTTTACCACAGTAATGGATCTTATTTCAGGCTACAGTTGCTGAAGGTGTATACTGTGCTTGATTTGCCTTCTTGGTGTCTAATCTGTTCCAGGTGAGAAACATTATTGAAAATCCCCCCTGCAGTTGTTCATCCAGCTTCCTCGTTGAGAAGCAACCTAAAGGCTGCTACCGCGTTGGGGAGAAAGTTCTGTATATACGAGTGAGTACAGTGTGTCCCCACTAACTTACTCAAATATGAGAGTTTATTTGGTTAAATATTGAGCAAGAGACAGAAATGTTTAACTTTAGAAACATTTACTCCTTTGATTTCCTAACCTTAAAAAAACTTCTTTCCGTTTCATAAATCAAATTAATGTGAAATCAGATGTGTGGGATCACAATTTGACACTTTAACAGCAGGACCAGAAATTTTTAATCAAATACTGCATTAAGGCTCACACAATGAAGATGTGTCTTTGAGGCTAAAACACATAATAAGATGTGAGGTGCAAATGTCCTTGGGTTATTAATCAACAGCTGAGTCAGCAACACGAGCTGTGTGTCAGCGCCATTCATTTGGAATCATTCGGGATGGAGATGTCGGTGCCTTTCAGCCTCCCTGAGTCGTGCTCCACCCATATGTGGCGGTACAAAGGCTCGAGGAATGGCCTTCTGGGAGGCGGAGTTGCTTGGCAACCAGTGGTCAGGATAAGACTGGGCTGACAATGATTTTATTCAGTACATAGACCTTCAGCGAAGAGTTCAGACCTGACGGAAAAAGAAACACGTCTCTCTCAGGATCATTTTGCAGAAGATATGACAACAGTGTGTGGTTCAAATGGCAGCTCACTTGGGGCAGGGGTGTTTTTTCatataaaaaggttttattacACTATCTGTCCATctgaataaagagaaaatatatcAGCTTCAGTGTagactatatacagtatattgtttaaCATGACACTATGATACACTTAAATccataaaacattattaacacCATATCATTGGGATCCCATAATGATTAGGTTAAAATGTTCTCTGTGAAATACAACAGATTAACAAGATATGACCTCGCAGTGCACATGTTTTACATCAAATAGAGTGCACAACTGCTTCGGTGGCTAATTGCTGACTAGTTGAAACCCATTGAATGTTTGTTAATTGTATTGAAAACCCCATTGACGCAACGCTCTCTAAACAGGCAATCAATGCTGTCAACATCAGTTTGCTTCCAGAAGAGTTACAGCTACATTTCGACCGGCTGACAGACAACATATTCTTTACTGCCcatttagaaaataatgttCCCCTTCAGGTCACAGAACATCTGTTTCTTTACACCAGACCTGTCGATAACACCGGAGCACGTGTTCACCACATCTAAAGAGACTGAGGCAACAGAGAGGTGATAACCATAGCATGTTCGTTTAGGCCCTAAACTAACAGAAAGCATTTAAATTAAGaaattttaatataaagaaaagGGATGTTTCTATTTCTCCACTGTCTCAGCTGTTGACCTTTTGTTCTCAGCTTCTTGCAGATACAGCGTTTCACCATAGCTCAGTGTCCGTCTGTCATGTTTCAGGTACATTACTTGCACTGCtccctttccttttctccttgcTGCTGACAAGCAAACAGCACCTTGGCTGTGTGAATAGAGCGCTGCAGCCCATCGACCCTGACGCCATCCATTACCTTGAAGCTTGCAGCTGCCTGCATCATGTGTGCAGAGAAACACACCATAAACCTCAATTACCATATACCATGATAACCTCTGTGCTGCTCCTGGGGGAGCCTGCCTCCAATGTGTACAGACCTTTTTAAAGAGCAGATACTATTGATTACTGAGACAAAGTCATTAGCGAGGGGTTTAATCAGACAGCTTGTTAATGAGCGACTGAGCATGACCGCCCCTCCTCACATGTAAACTTTCTACCCCAGCCCACCCCCCACTCTATTCCCTATGGAGACTATTCAATCATGCTGGCTTTAGAGTGCTCTGCCATTCTTTGGTGTTAAAAAAGAGgaaggtttttctttcttccctgcACCCAATTAGGCTCTCCTTTAGCTTTGTAGCAGGCGCACTGCCGGACTGTGTCAATGGGAgagaaacacattcaaacacatcaCAATATCATGCCAcatcatttctgtatttactgtgCTGCCCATATTGAAGACAAACctaaaaatgatgaataaaaacatcatgttttGAAGACTGCTGAGCAAAATCACCAAAATGAGTATAATGAAGTTGGTTTTATTGAGACTAGCATTAAGGCAGAAAACAACTTCATTATCCTCATTAATCAAGTGCCCTTAAGCCATTGACACCACAGAAACTCCATTGTCTTTACTCTGAATACTGTAGGtgacactgacctttgaccttagTGTAGAAGAGGAATCATCAGGATTAAACCTCAGTGTGATAgtcatacaaataaatacaagtaCGAGGCAACATGGAGGTGTCTTTGTACTTGGATGCAGCCGAACTATGAGCACATGTTAAGATGGTCGCAGTGACAATGATAACATGATGTTCAGCTGTACAATGCTAATATTTGCTAATTGTTGTGCACTAGCACATTATATAAAACTTCCACTTTAGATAAGTCAGGACCATGAATGGATTTCTGAATGGGCCTAAAAGGTCACGGGGCTCCTGGTGcagatgatgttttttgttgtagAAAGTGccaaatgaccacaaagagacacaaaatgactgAAGCACTTTTAATACCCTCTAATTCtcctcagtttgtcttttttgacTGTACTCAAAAACAGCCTCAAAACCAGCAGATGTGGCTAAAGCCTGCCTCCTACTGGCTCGTACGTAAATGACCCTTCTTAGGACACTCGATCTTTCAAccagaaaggagggagggaatcAAAGGAGCTGCCGGGGAGGACACAGGGGAATCCAGCTGTAGTTTATGGGCTGTAGACGTAGCACACTACATGGAGACCTGAAGGGGATAGGTGGTGGTTGTAGAGACGGAAATAAAGGAGTCTGCCCCACAAACAGAGCTTGCATTAATTATTACATGgcagaaacattttaacttcATTCTGCCTTCAGTTTGgtataaagatttaaaatgttctgattTGTAACGAACCGTAACATTCTGCTATAAACATATTAAGGAAAAtgaatttttcttttactgGATGATGACTGATTAATTTTTCAGAATGAAGATCAGTCAGAATGATAATCCCCTCCCCGTCTGACAGGAAAGTGGTTTATTCAGGATGTCAGACTTGACCCCTGTCAACCTCAACATTTTAATCTGCAGGATAACAGCTGAGATGGGCCACGTCTGGAGATTTTTCCTGGATAGCTGCCCACGCCGCCTGCATGTGTCTGAGCTTGTAGCATTGATTTTTCACCCTATACACGGGGCACACACACGTCCCCGCATGAGAAGTGCAGATCTGCTTGTATTATCACATTCTTAATGGCAAGATAATGAAGGGTTTATTGGTGATAAGGCAAAAGGAGGATGTGCTAGTACTGACGGGACGACGGATGGCTTTGAAAGGCCTCCAGGGAATGGGAATGTCTCCTGGGACTTGAGGGTCTGCGCTGAACTCATCTAAATTTTTTCCCctcctatttttttttccaggcttTATATTGTGGCAGTAGTTGCCATGGCAGCAGTTGGTTTTCATCTGTAAGGATGGCTGTCTGTAAAGGACGTGTTGATTCAGATACAGCTGACCTCCCTGCAGCTactgttaaaaacataaactgGCTATATAGTCATTTTATTGAACATAGTGCTTATTAGGGGGCGACTTTCATTGCAGGTCTGTGTGGGTGTGCCTTTGTGtgtcactgcatgtgtgtgtatgcatttttATATGTGGAttagtcgtgtgtgtgtgtgtgtgctcagctgGTGCCACGAGGTGTTGTTTCATTTGGTTTAATGAGATTTGGAGAGATCATTTGCCTTTCATATCCAGAGCTGCTCATACACATGaattgtgtgtatatgtgtagaGGGAGGGTAGGGGGCTGTCATCAGCAAATGTTTTCATATGATTGAAATTTCATAAACATCTTGTCAACAACATGACCAGTACGTACACTCTATTTCTCTTCTTGACTGTTTCCTGTCATCTATGCAGATGCTGAATGAGCGTCACGTGATGGTGCGCGTAGGTGGAGGCTGGGAGACTTTCATAAGTTACCTGCAGAAACACGACccctgcagaggaggaggactggtCGGCAGAGCTGAGGTCAGGGTCTGTAAGGACAAAGTGAAGTCACCCACTTTGAACATCTCGCCTGACAGCTACATGGTGGTCGGCGCCCATTACCGTGGTAAAAAATAAACTCTGGACCTGCTCGGTTTTGTTATCGGCTCCAGGCAGCAGGTGAACATTCACTTAATCAGACCAAAGAGTACAAGGTCAGTGACTTAACCTAGAGGTCAGATCtgttttatgtcaaatttaAAAGGAAATCCAACTTTTTCGGTGTAAAACTTGTAGCTATGGTTTGTTGTCTGTATGAACTGTCCGACCTACATGACTGTGCGTACATAACAATTAGCTAAAATGAACTGATAATCAACGATATCATGAGCTTCCAGCTTCTTCAGTGtgaatatttgttgtttttttttgtcatatatGATTGTGAAGGGAATATCTTTGGGTTTGGGACTATTAGTtgaaaacaactacaacaagtGATCAAAATACATCACCTTGAACCATCAGTAATTATAACAGACATGTGTCACTATTCCCTTCTGCAGTGGACTTGAATTATACATTTTACTGTCATTTGTAGTGTTTCTGTGTAGGTACTAAACATATAtcttgtatgtgtttatgtatcatggtcctgttttctttctatctttttgtttcttttctaattttctaTGTTTTGGATAAAACctgttttggtttctgtttaaaataagaataaatagaaattacattattaaattacaacttatattatttttgttttaataacatttatcaTAATATCATAAAATCAAATCATGAAAAAATTGTATTTCTCAGTTGCTTGTACATCTTAGGTCTGTTGCAGTAAAATCACCTCAGCCTTAAAAAGTCAAAGGCACAAAACATCATGTCCTGCCTCTAGATGGCACCATGTCCTAAGTGACAAAAGGCCGGGCCTACACCTCCCTGCTCCTTTGGAGGAAGTTCTGTTAACGCTGCTGTTTATGATCTTGTCTCGTACCTCTCAAGGACATTCTAgtgctttttcagttttacttcatAAACTACTCTCATCCCGACTGATTCAactgtgcaaaaacacactgctgcagatgAAGATGGTCAAACACTGAAAAGTGCTTTGAAAAAGGAGCAGTAGTTGGTTCACAGACAACTTTggagaaacaaatacaaacatggaAAGCAACAGCACATtagtaattacattttatttcagtaaataaattaattaaaaatggaCACCAGTTTTTAATATATTGAAAGAAACTAACTGTAATGAGATCATGCAAGACTGTAATGTCTTTTTAGTCCCCACATAACATCTGCAGTGGATTGAACCGGTATAAATGACTTGTAGAAAATAAGAGCTGTGCTACTGAAACAAGTGCCACTTTAAATGGCGGCATTTTCACAGGGCATCTCTCATTGCACAGAGTACATTTCTAAGTTCCTGCCTCGTTATCATTTGTTCTCTAAAGtacattattttcactgttCTGTAATTCTTGCTACTATGTGCTGCTGTTCTTCTGTATTGAATCCTCATCTAATCA is a genomic window containing:
- the gas2b gene encoding growth arrest-specific protein 2, which gives rise to MDSEVGPVNTSLDNPLSPKHLTGLGMNYSFGQKYRPSPASPQEYNQWLPYRHDASLLPMKEDLALWLNSMTGVDLTADSLMERLDNGVLLCQLAQLLQEKMIHANNGKPFIRRVIHWRADATSGSFFARDNTANFLYWCRKIGVDEAYLFESEDLVLHKQPREVCLCLMELGRIAARCGVEPPGLVKLEREIEREEAECLSPSSPLPFSFFPPASLYSPSKSSLLLVPSPPPPPALLTPSPKPRPSEAASLSSDLQSTTTNLVPACLSPPQSSLSASNPCTTTASTQTPLFSSSSITNTSASTPPSPQRNLVSTAKVSCTPKSNQTPRTTPAALTPRACKSTSRRSTGTILDEIVRNIIENPPCSCSSSFLVEKQPKGCYRVGEKVLYIRMLNERHVMVRVGGGWETFISYLQKHDPCRGGGLVGRAEVRVCKDKVKSPTLNISPDSYMVVGAHYRGKK